In Tenebrio molitor chromosome 1, icTenMoli1.1, whole genome shotgun sequence, the sequence GATTTAATCTCCCTAAAGAAATGACCGACATCCGCTCTTGCAACAGATTAACAAAGTCAACTTGGTAATTTTAGATACTACGTCCAAAACGCCGACTCCACCCACAGCGTCCAGTACTACGCCGACGATTGGGGTTACCATCCTTTCATCGAGTACAGCAACGTCGGGCCTCACAGCAAAACAAGAACTCAACTGTTATTAGGTGTAGAAGCTGTGAAAGCTCTGGCGTCTAATAAGGTACTTATTATCTGCACTCCTCTGGCGATCTCTTCTGACATTGCCAATTTACGTTCTGTTTCAAGTTCACACCCCATTCTACATCTCCCAAGCAACAAGTCACCGACACCATCAACAGCAAGAGTGCAGCAGGAAATGCGGCAGCGAGGTCGGTAGTTGCCCCTCAGCAGTCTCAAGTCGTGGTACAAACTCAACAACCCCAAGTGGCGGTACAACCGCAACACGTCGTAGTACAACAACCCCAACAGATCGTGGTACAACAGCCTCAACAGATCGTAGTGGAACAAGCCCAACCGGTGGTGCAGCAGCAGGTGCAAGTGGTGCAGCAACCTCAACAGATTTTGGTGGAACAGTCGCAACAGTTGGTTCAACAGCAAGAACAGCAACCGCAACAAGTTTTGCAACAGCCTCAACAAGTGATTCAACAACCTCAACAAGAAGTACAACAGTCTCAACAACTGTTTGAACAATCTCAACAAGCGCAACAAGACGTGTTGGACCAATCGGATTCGATTGTTGTTGAGAGTCTTGGACGCAGCCAATCTCAACAAGGATTTGGTCAAGAAGCTCAAAGACTGGTACAGCAACAACAAGGCGTTTCTCAACCAGGATTATTCCAGCAAGGTGGTTCTCAACAACAACTACTCCAACAAGGCGGTTCCCAACAACAACTATTCGAACAAGACAATTCTCAACAGCAAGCGCTTCAACAGGAACTCTCTCGACAACAGTCGCTCCAACAAGAACTCTCTCAACAGCAGTCGCTCCAACAACAACTCTCTCAACAGCAGTCGCTCCAACAAGAACTTTCTCAACAACAGGAACTCTCTCAGAGACAGTCGCTTCAGCAAGATTTCTCCCTCCAACAAAATGCTGGCCAACAAGACGGTTCTCAATTGCTCCAACAGAACTCCGTGCAGCAACGACTGGGCCAACCTCAACTCGAGCAAGTACTCTTGCAGCAAGAAATTTCTCATCAACAACCCCAGAACGCTGCCCAACAAAGACTGGCCCAGCCCCAGATCGAACAAGTGCAAGTCCAACAACAAATTTCGCACCAAATTCAACAAACTCAACAACAACCCACTCAATTGTTCCTCCAGCAATTACCTCAAGAACAGCAACTGTCTCAGGACCAAAGTCTTTCTCTTAGAACTAATCTAGTCCAAGATAGCGGCAAACAGATCCAGGACAATCTGGTCATTTCGCAACAATCTGGACAGTTCGACAACTCCGCCTTGTTCGAAGCCGCAAAAAGCAGCGGCCTTCAACGCTCGCAAGGGCTGTTGCAAAGTAACGAAGGTTCATTGGCCCAAGCAAATTTTGGAGGTTTCGGTTCCCGACTGAATCTTGTGGGGAGGAGGAGAAGACCCAACTACAACGTGCAAGTTCAGCAAAATTCGGACAAACTGATTGAAACCACAAGGAATCTAGTTTCTGGACAGGACGTGTTGAACATCAACGGAGCTCTCGATGCCAACATTGAAAGCAGTACCGCTAGGGCTATTGTCGGACTTCAAGGTGGCCAAAATCTGATCACTGTGACTGAGAGCAGTTTGATCAACCAACCGATTGTTGTCCCAGACTTCGACGAAAAAATTGTGTCGAGTActgaaaattatttgaatttgaacgGAGGAGAAGCCAGAGAAGCTGTATACTCTACGACGGCCAACACACTCGAAACTGTATCTGCTAAATCTTTTGGGGTGACCGAACCCTCGCAGTTGTTGGTGACTCCCAGACCAGTCAGTACCAACTTCTTGGCACCGATCACGGCAGGAATTCAGCTGCAAAATGTGGAAAGCAGTCAAAATGTCGCCTCTAGAGTGCAGTTGCAAAACTCGAATAATCAAAGGTTTGAAGGTGGTGCCCAGAGAAACAACTACCTTGTGGAAGTGCAAAAAAGCTTGCCCTACTATTTGGGCAAGTTTGAATACGTTCAAAATCCTAGTGCTATCGGTGTAGGTGAGCAGGCTTCTACCAGACAAGGCCCATCCGGAAACGTCCAAGACAAAGCTGTAGAAAATATAGAGTTGGGCAAGACTCTCTTGGCTTTCCCTGGACCCAGACCCCAACAACGCAACAACCAACAACAGAACAATCAACAACGCAACAACCTCCAACTCCAACGGCAACAATTTTCCGAAGGGTCTATTGACGACAATATCGTCGTAGAAGCTGACCAACAGCAAGCGCAAGGCATTCAACAACAAGTGACCATTCAGCAGGTCAGTAGTACCATCAGTCCGATTGTGATCGAAAAAGTCATCGAAAAAGAGGTACCGGTCCCATTCTATGAGACCAAAATTGTGGAGAAGCCACTACTCAAGCGAATCACCAAAATCGTCAACAACCCTTATCCTGTAGGAGTACCAGTTCACATTCCTGTCGAAGTGAGAGTACCGGTAGAGAAACGCGTCCCGTATCCTGTAACGGTAGAGAAAATTGTGGAAAAACCAGTCAGAGTGACTGAAGTGGTGGAAAAGAGAGTCAACGTGCCTCAACCCTACCCTGTCGAAAAGATCGTCGAAAAACAAGTCCCCGTCCCTGTTGAAGTAACGAAGTACATTGACAGGCCGTACCCTGTCCGGGTACCAGTAGCTACACCCGTACCGTACCCAGTTGACAGAATCGTCGAAAAGATTGTAAAACAACCATACCCAGTTCATGTTCGCGTTCCCGTAGAGGTTAAAGTACCGGTGACTGTTGAAAAAATCGTCGAGAAAAAGGTACCGGTACCGCAGTACATCGAGAGGCAGGTGCCCGTTGACAGAATCGTCGAGAAAAAGGTACCACATTACATCGACAGACCGTACCCTGTCCAAGTACCGGTACCAGTGGCGCAAGCATACATCCTCCCGGTGGCCAAAACCTACCAAACTGCTCCAGTGTTCAACTTGAAGACGTCCCAACTGGTACAATCCTCTCAGACGCTCTCAGCAGCTGTGAGAAACAACTTGCAACAGCAAGAACAACTGCAACAGCAGAGCGCACAATTGCAGCAACAGAGCGCGCACTTGCAACAACAGGGCGCGCAGTTGCAGAGGGCGCAGTTGCAAGAAAACGCGCAGTTGCAACAAAACGCGCAGTTGCAACAAAACGCGCAGTTGCAACAAAACGCGCAGTTGCAACAGAACGCACAGTTGCTGCGGAACACCCAGTTGCAACAGAGCGCGCAGTTGCAGAGCGAGTACCTTCCTCCACCTTTCCCTCAACAGAACGTCCAACAAAACAACGGATATTTGCCCCCAGGCCACGACTGTGACCAACAAAACAGTTTCAGCAGCAACAACGCGTACTACACTATCCCACAAGACGAGTACATCGGCTTGTCTCCGCCAAGATTCGCAAACGACCAAGGCGGTACCAGGAAGTTCAGGAACGCTCGTTCCAACTTCAACTCGAACTTGAGGGTAGAGTACGGATTTATGCCCCCATTGAGACCATCGCAGGAAATCGACGAGCACGGACAACCCATCACTAGGGAGAGCCACAAATAAGAGTGTTTTAGTGATATTTAAATTGCCATTCATGTATATTTCTCACGTAGGATTAATCCGGTTCATTTTAGGGAAGGTTTCATCGTGCACAAGTTTTTGCTTTCTTGGTTACCGTTATTAGGACGTTCCTCAGGGTAGTCTGcagcagttttatttcattcaGTTTCATGCGTCATGTGTCATTTCTGCGGTTAGTCCCACAAAAGTctagtatttattttattgttagtaTTTAATACTTGTAGTCAGTAATGTATATTAACGTAATTATAGTAACTTTTAATATACTGTGTGTGCTTTTAACGTAGATTTTGTACGTTAAATGATGAACtgtatgtaaataaataagaatcGTCCCAAATCGAGTTTTAATTACCCATAAAAACATGCAAAACCCTAAAAACTTTAATGAAAAGACTTTGATCAttggccaaaaaaaaacactccaCAAActcataatataaaaataccaAAGCAAGAAAACCGTGATTACGTCGTTAGCTACTGGATTacgaaacaaataaattttctcgaataaagatttttttgaatatatATGGGTAAAAGGTTCGTGGAGTTATAAATGTTTTGCTAATTGTACTAACTGTAGAgaatacaatttattataGAAATTTATTAGTTAATAAGTAAACTTTAGAACCGTAACGTATGCAACACGCCATACACACATTTCTGCACAATTGCTTGGGTTACGCTGAATAAATCATGTTTTCTtgtatatttacattttttaaacctgCAACTCCGTTTTATTACTACACTTACCTTTAAGCCCAGACTAGTATATTTTCTCTGGGATGAAACCAAGAGATGCGGAGCAATGTGACTTTTTGAATCACAAATCACACATACAACATACAACACATACTTGAATGGTCCCAGATTCTTCTGTActgaaaaaaatagaaaaatcaagtgaattatagaaaaaatttacTAATTCTTTACCCAACACAGCGTCAgttcaaaaatttgacacaATGAAATTAATGAGTTGTCACGTGACGTCTGGTTTTACAATGGGGTACGTTCCAATCtccaataaaaagaaaatgaaatttactaTTCTTTATTCTCCAAACATGTTAACTTATAATTACTACTTATATATGTAGTTAATTCATATTATGTATTCATTTTAATTggtttcattattattttttttatttttatttgatttttgatgaaaactgcctagggaatttttttaaaaattatttacctactctcgtgtcaaaaatggattactccctagaattcgaactttagggaaataacgtttttcatgttgtgtgtaactagaattttcaaaagttattttgaatgcctaaggttggttactttgaattgagagattaaatcccaataaatatgccgccagtaaccaaaattgattgtgaaacgaaaaatcatctatcacttagcgagaaattagtcatttgcaactgttacaattaatttgctgtcttacatttttgggatatcttttgtttgtcaccagaaaccacatagcctccaacctaaccaaatttatggcaacctagtaacgaatatccctaaatcctagggagtaatccatttttgacacgagagtagggAATAATTTGCTATATCCGTCATGATTTTTGTATCTTAGGAACTGACTTCCACTCTCTTATTAAGTTTAATGAGTTGCATAATAGGGGTGTTCTCAATGCAGCTTGTTTATGTCATAATTATGAGTTATTTGTAAAACGTGCTCCAAAACACCAAGtgattataaatgtttgtaatttcttttgttggtttttttttatgttagcCTACCcgattttcaaattgaaatactacagcgtgatcaacaatgactgagtctgttggcaatgaaacaattgaaaatactggtaatttttgtctagtaattggcactgaccacgcactgaccggattttttaacttgagatgacattaaaaacattcttggtaatgcaggttatgtttatactattacaaaaattaaccttcgttggtaaattttaaatttgctaaatttcattgttaccaacagactcagtcattcttgatcactccgTATATGTCAAACCAAAAGCCAAttatgtataataattttttccacaaGAAGGATGCCAACATTTGGAGCACTTCTCTAAAACACTTTGTGCATTTAAGTACTTGTATTGTTGTTAATTCACGCtagtaaaatttgttttgaatttcTGATATGTGAACAAATTAGCACTTTCTGTGTGGTAAGCAACCAACCTTACACATAGCAATCGCATGAAGCTGAAGCGAGGATCCAAGAAGATACACATTAGCACATTACACATTCATTAATATGAGATCCATGTTTTCGTaaagaaatagaaaaatataaatgaaatttaaatgaaaatatttgacCAGAAATACTTAATACGAGGCACTTCATCATTCTCTTCCCACCACACACTTACTTGTCATTAAACTTGGCAGAAGAATGCTTCTATTTAATGCGTGTTTATGGatatcattaattattaattaaatatcatTCATCGTTTTTATGTTTTAGATGCAACTTTTCTCTGAACACTTGCTCGTCTGAGGCAATAAAATCATCATGCAGCGACTCAGACCTGACATTTATTTTCGCAAAAAGAAAGTTTTCTTGTTAAAAAGTGTCCAGAAAATGAATTCGACGAAAGTGAAACTgaataaaatacaacaaatcTTCACCGGTTATGCTTCCGTTGCGtgaaaagtttttatttcgtataatctttttttaatatcagtCTGCAATAACATTACAACATCATAGTGTGGTCACAACACGAACCGTGAATTCGCAAACGCTGATAATTTGATGGAACGGCTTTTGAACCCCTTTGACcaacgttttaattaattaaaattgaaattaccaGTGCGCCAACATTTTGCACCACCAAATTGTACACTTCTAAAGAAGTGTAATTAGTTTGAAGTGC encodes:
- the LOC138141475 gene encoding putative uncharacterized protein DDB_G0271606, with protein sequence MLLSVQITSILILTLIRANAEAPPGYVKPAEAPEKNPPKYEYGYNIQDGKGASHGKLEARDGIYALGRYYVQNADSTHSVQYYADDWGYHPFIEYSNVGPHSKTRTQLLLGVEAVKALASNKFTPHSTSPKQQVTDTINSKSAAGNAAARSVVAPQQSQVVVQTQQPQVAVQPQHVVVQQPQQIVVQQPQQIVVEQAQPVVQQQVQVVQQPQQILVEQSQQLVQQQEQQPQQVLQQPQQVIQQPQQEVQQSQQLFEQSQQAQQDVLDQSDSIVVESLGRSQSQQGFGQEAQRLVQQQQGVSQPGLFQQGGSQQQLLQQGGSQQQLFEQDNSQQQALQQELSRQQSLQQELSQQQSLQQQLSQQQSLQQELSQQQELSQRQSLQQDFSLQQNAGQQDGSQLLQQNSVQQRLGQPQLEQVLLQQEISHQQPQNAAQQRLAQPQIEQVQVQQQISHQIQQTQQQPTQLFLQQLPQEQQLSQDQSLSLRTNLVQDSGKQIQDNLVISQQSGQFDNSALFEAAKSSGLQRSQGLLQSNEGSLAQANFGGFGSRLNLVGRRRRPNYNVQVQQNSDKLIETTRNLVSGQDVLNINGALDANIESSTARAIVGLQGGQNLITVTESSLINQPIVVPDFDEKIVSSTENYLNLNGGEAREAVYSTTANTLETVSAKSFGVTEPSQLLVTPRPVSTNFLAPITAGIQLQNVESSQNVASRVQLQNSNNQRFEGGAQRNNYLVEVQKSLPYYLGKFEYVQNPSAIGVGEQASTRQGPSGNVQDKAVENIELGKTLLAFPGPRPQQRNNQQQNNQQRNNLQLQRQQFSEGSIDDNIVVEADQQQAQGIQQQVTIQQVSSTISPIVIEKVIEKEVPVPFYETKIVEKPLLKRITKIVNNPYPVGVPVHIPVEVRVPVEKRVPYPVTVEKIVEKPVRVTEVVEKRVNVPQPYPVEKIVEKQVPVPVEVTKYIDRPYPVRVPVATPVPYPVDRIVEKIVKQPYPVHVRVPVEVKVPVTVEKIVEKKVPVPQYIERQVPVDRIVEKKVPHYIDRPYPVQVPVPVAQAYILPVAKTYQTAPVFNLKTSQLVQSSQTLSAAVRNNLQQQEQLQQQSAQLQQQSAHLQQQGAQLQRAQLQENAQLQQNAQLQQNAQLQQNAQLQQNAQLLRNTQLQQSAQLQSEYLPPPFPQQNVQQNNGYLPPGHDCDQQNSFSSNNAYYTIPQDEYIGLSPPRFANDQGGTRKFRNARSNFNSNLRVEYGFMPPLRPSQEIDEHGQPITRESHK